The Triticum dicoccoides isolate Atlit2015 ecotype Zavitan chromosome 6A, WEW_v2.0, whole genome shotgun sequence genome has a window encoding:
- the LOC119317047 gene encoding B-box zinc finger protein 25-like — MHHSRSPASGSLSSSSPVPPPLLPRSSLISSPAQPSKSALRPARKQEGGGMKIQCDSCGVAAATVVCCADEAALCARCDVEIHAANKLASKHQRLPLDALGAKLPRCDICQEKAAFIFCVEDRALFCRDCDEPIHVPGTLSGNHQRYLATGIRVGLGPVSACAAHDADHHAPPKVSCEPQPAARAQQVPSPPQFLPQDWAVDELLQFSDYESSDKLHKDSPLAFKELEWFTADMELFHDHAPKGGRATMEVPEFFASQAADDAAYYRPSRVAATAGVRQSKKARVEIPDDEDFFIVPDLG; from the exons ATGCACCACTCGCGCTCGCCTGCTTCTggatccctctcctcctcctcgccagtcCCACCTCCCCTTCTTCCTCGCAGCAGCCTTATCTCTTCTCCGGCTCAGCCTAGCAAAAGCGCTCTCCGGCCAGCGAGAAAGCAAGAAGGCGGAGGCATGAAGATCCAGTGCGACTCGTGCGGCGTCGCGGCGGCCACGGTGGTGTGCTGCGCGGACGAGGCGGCGCTGTGCGCGCGCTGCGACGTGGAGATCCACGCCGCTAACAAGCTCGCCAGCAAGCACCAGAGGCTCCCGCTCGACGCGCTCGGCGCCAAGCTCCCGCGCTGCGACATCTGCCAGGAGAAGGCCGCCTTCATCTTCTGCGTCGAGGACCGGGCGCTCTTCTGCCGCGACTGCGACGAGCCCATCCACGTCCCCGGCACGCTCTCCGGGAACCACCAGCGCTACCTCGCCACCGGCATCCGCGTCGGCCTCGGCCCCGTCTCCGCCTGCGCCGCCCACGACGCCGACCACCACGCCCCGCCCAAGGTCTCCTGCGAGCCCCAGCCCGCCGCCCGCGCGCAGCAGGTCCCCTCGCCGCCGCAGTTCCTGCCGCAGGACTGGGCCGTCGACGAGCTCCTGCAGTTCTCGGACTACGAGTCCAGCGACAAG CTGCACAAGGACTCGCCTCTCGCCTTCAAGGAGCTGGAGTGGTTCACCGCGGACATGGAGCTCTTCCACGACCACGCGCCCAAGGGCGGCAGGGCGACCATGGAGGTCCCCGAGTTCTTCGCCTCGCAGGCGGCAGACGACGCGGCCTACTACAGGCCGAGCAgagtcgccgccaccgccggcgtGCGCCAGAGCAAGAAGGCCCGCGTCGAGATCCCCGACGACGAGGACTTCTTCATCGTGCCTGATCTTGGCTAA